The genomic stretch GCCTAATCGACACGGCCTCAAAGAAGCCGGAATAGAGGTTGCGTTTCATGCAGCGAAAGGATATGCGGCACAAGCCTGGAGTCAGGCCGTGCAAAAGCCGGGGACGGCGACCTTCTGAAACAGGTGTGGCATGGCCGAAACGGATGGCGGATAGTCCGAAACCTTCGCTATGAACTCGGGACGGGCGAAGGCATCGCGGAGCGTCTCGGTAGACTCCCACTCCACATAGTTCAGAAAGATCGGGCTATCGCCGATCGCTCGGTGCAGTTGGGTGGAGATATAGCCGGGCTGCTTCGTCAGGATTCCGGCTGCCGTCGTAAAGGCATCCAGAAAGCCCGCTTCGTCGGCAGAACCAACCGTGAATATGTTGATGAGTACGATTGGCGCGGCCGGGATACCCAGTTGGCGCTCAAGCGGGAATTCATCGTCTAGCGGCTTGAATTTCTTTAAAACTTCCATGGTCGTACTCCCATCTATTGTGAAATCGAAACTGGGGTGATCAATGCGGTTAGCAGGCTTTTGCAGCCTACGGCAACTGGAGAAGGTAATTTGTGCTCTCAAACCAGCATCGACTGCTGGGCGGAGATACCCGCCATGGCACCTTGCCATACTGCCGTAGTGACCGAATGCATGGCGGGGTTGGCAAGGTCGCCGGCAGCATAGATGCCGGGCATACTGGTTTCGCGGCGTTCGTCGACCTTGAGAGCAATGCCCTGGGGCGTATCGACCGTGGCGAGGCCCAGCGATTCATGCAGACGTGCAGACGGCTTGTTACGTGGATGCGCGAACAAAATGTCGACTGCAACAGAGGGGG from Dickeya zeae NCPPB 2538 encodes the following:
- a CDS encoding antibiotic biosynthesis monooxygenase family protein, producing MEVLKKFKPLDDEFPLERQLGIPAAPIVLINIFTVGSADEAGFLDAFTTAAGILTKQPGYISTQLHRAIGDSPIFLNYVEWESTETLRDAFARPEFIAKVSDYPPSVSAMPHLFQKVAVPGFCTA